The genomic interval TGCCCTGGTGCTTAAAAACCTGCCGGAAGGGGGCCACACCCTCCGCCTCTGGGCCTCCCGGGCCAATGGCGCCGCCTTGGCCAATCCGGAGGCCTTCACGCTGGTTCGCTTCTTCGTCGGGCGGCGGGATTTCCAAAACCGGCTCGATCCGGAGACGCCTTTCCTGACCGCCACGCTGCCGGAGGAGGGAATGGACGGGGGGATCGACCACCAGGTCACCTTCGACTTTCTTTTGGCCAACGCGGTCCTTTCCAAGGACGGCGGCTTCGTTGTCCGCTGCTCTCTCAACCAGCAGCAGCGGGTCCTGACGGAGCGCAAGGCGGTGACGTGGGAGGACCTCACGCCGGGACGCTACCAATTCACCGCCGAGCTGCTCACCAGCGACCTGGAGCCAGTCCCCGGCCTCTTCAACCGGGTGACGCGGATGGTGGACGTGCCGATGACCGCCAGGGCGCTGCCCCCCGTGGGCACGGCCAGCCGGAAGCGGCCGGAGGATTAGGCCCCTAGGCCCGGCTGGTCTGGCCGATCAGTTCCGTGGCGGAACGGATCCGCTGCGCGTAGGTGGGATCTTCCAGGAAGGACTTGAGGGGGCGGTCGAGGCGCTGGCTCCAATTGGCCGCGCCGACGGAGCCGGGTTCGTTGAACCGCTGCTTGGTTCCCAGCAGGTCGGTGATCATCAGCACGGCCAGCCAGCAGGGGGACTGGAAGAGGACTTCCAGCAGGCGGTGGTGCAGGCTGTCGGTAAAGTGGCGGGGGGCGTCCTCATGCCGCCAACCCAGGTAATCCATGAAGTGCTGTACTTCCCGCCAGCCTGCGTCGCCGTCCGGGCCGGTCCAGTGCTGCACCAGCTTTTCGTAGAACGTCGCCACCGGCTCGTGGTCGTGCGTGGAGTAGGTGATGAGGTTGATCTTCGGATAGGCCTCGAAGCGCTTGTAGGAGCGGTCGGAATCCTGCCGTTCGAAGATCGGGATGGTGAAGCCCGGGATGCCCAGTTCCTGCAGGAGGGGGCGGACGTAATCGGGCACCATGCCCAGGTCCTCCGCCACCACGGGCGCGCCGTGGGCGGCGTCCTGGATCATCTGCAGCAGGGCCTTGCCCTCCGCCGCGTTCAGCTCGGCGGAGGCGGCGGGCTCGTCCGCGCGGGGAATGAAGCGGGGCAGGCGGCCGTCGGCGTGGCGGGCGGCTTCCTCTTCGGAAAGGTTGACGAATTCGGCGTTCCGCTCCGGCGTCCAGGGGAAGGAATAGACGCGGAAAAAACCCAGCACGTGGTCGATGCGGAAGGAGTGGAAAACCTGGCAGGTGGCCCCCACGCGGCGGCGCCACCAGGCAAAGTTCTGCGTCCGGTGCAGCTCCCACGGGTAAATGGGGATGCCCCAG from Verrucomicrobium sp. carries:
- a CDS encoding 4-alpha-glucanotransferase, producing the protein MPSLSEKAAGILVPAFALREVGDLGIGDSVSMRAAIDFCAVQKFRWLQILPINETGGDNSPYNAISSVALEPALLRMTPDEVPGLLEEHLQALAHLEVRQELDGPAVDYPRVKRLKLELLRLAFAHFQAAGEEPLRREWEKFRQESAWLPAYTLFRTLLDHHHGDERWPLWNPSVRRPDEAEKWLAARPDAEKKELERSRAFYGFVQWVAYRQWDRTKRHATAQGVSLMGDIPFGVSRYSADVWAQQELFDMSWSGGAPPERFFQGDPFTTRWGQNWGIPIYPWELHRTQNFAWWRRRVGATCQVFHSFRIDHVLGFFRVYSFPWTPERNAEFVNLSEEEAARHADGRLPRFIPRADEPAASAELNAAEGKALLQMIQDAAHGAPVVAEDLGMVPDYVRPLLQELGIPGFTIPIFERQDSDRSYKRFEAYPKINLITYSTHDHEPVATFYEKLVQHWTGPDGDAGWREVQHFMDYLGWRHEDAPRHFTDSLHHRLLEVLFQSPCWLAVLMITDLLGTKQRFNEPGSVGAANWSQRLDRPLKSFLEDPTYAQRIRSATELIGQTSRA